A DNA window from Thermodesulfobacteriota bacterium contains the following coding sequences:
- a CDS encoding DUF1634 domain-containing protein has translation MTDKSQTSLEAGPEQILYAKVLRKGMYLGLVILFITFAIYALGIVKPYIPKDKICLYWTMNVHEYLSSTNIKDGWNWLGMLNYGEFTNFIGIVILAGITIICYIAIIPVLLKNNDKLYAVMSLLEVIILGLAASGILAVGH, from the coding sequence ATGACTGACAAATCACAAACCTCATTAGAGGCAGGACCTGAACAGATTCTCTATGCCAAAGTTTTGAGAAAAGGGATGTACCTGGGTCTTGTGATTCTCTTCATTACCTTTGCTATCTATGCTTTAGGCATTGTAAAGCCCTATATCCCCAAGGACAAAATCTGTCTCTATTGGACCATGAACGTCCATGAGTATCTTTCTTCTACTAATATCAAAGACGGTTGGAACTGGCTTGGGATGTTGAATTATGGTGAATTTACTAACTTTATAGGGATTGTTATCCTTGCTGGTATTACTATCATTTGCTATATTGCGATTATACCTGTTCTCTTAAAAAATAACGACAAATTATATGCAGTTATGTCTCTGCTGGAAGTGATTATCCTTGGCTTGGCAGCCAGTGGTATCCTTGCAGTAGGGCACTAA